The Bacillota bacterium sequence AGAGGGGGTGCTGTTCATGAAGGAGTCCGTTCCGATGTGTTTTGGCTGCGGCCGGGATAACCCCATAGGGCTAAAGCTCGTGTTCCGGGAGGAGAACGACCTGTACGTGTCGGATTTTTCCCCCTTGCCTGAGCACCAAGGCTATCCCGGCATGGTTCATGGTGGCATCATCTGCGCAATACTGGATGAGGCCATGGGGCGACTGGTATGGTCCCAGGGGTGTGATTCCTTCACGGCCAGGCTAGAGACACGGTTCAAGAAACCGGTTCCCATTGAGCATCCCATAAGGGTACAAGCTCGGCAAGTGTCCCAGGGCCGCGCCGGTACACTGCTGGAGGCCAGGATTCTCCTGGAGAACGGCCAGGTGGCTGCTGAGGCAAAGGGCACGTACCTGAAGGCCAAAGGGAACACTGGCCGTTAGGAGGAACTGTAAATGAAGGGAGGTAGGGGCGCCTTGGCGCGCCGAGGACATGACCAGAGATGAGGCTATAAGGGAAGTCAAGGCCAGGATCAAGACAAAGAACCTCATAAAACACGTGCTTGCTGTGGAGGCAGTCATGAGACGCCTGGCAACCCACTTCGGCGAGGACCCTGACCGGTGGGGGCTAGCCGGGGTTCTCCACGACCTCGATTATGAGGAGACAAAGGATGACCCGGCGCGCCACTCCCTGGTAGGAGCCAAGGTGCTGGAGGAAATGGGTATTGACTCAGGCATAGTCCAGGCTGTGAGGTCCCACAACGAGTACCACGGGTTACCCAGGGAGACACTCATGGAGAAGGCCCTTTACTGTTCGGATCCCCTCACCGGGCTCATAGTGGCCTCGGCCCTAATACATCCGGATAAGAATCTCGCCAGCATAGACTCGGCTTTCGTGCTAAAGAGGTTTGATGAGAAGGCTTTTGCCAAGGGAGCAAACCGTGAGACCATCAGGGCCTGTGGTGAACTTGGGTTAGGACTTGACGACTTCGTTTCTATGGGTCTCGAAGCGATGCGGGGCATAGCGGGGGAGATAGGTCTATAGTGGTAAACGAAGAACAGGTCCTGAGGTATATGAGGCAGAAGTCCTACCGTCCCTTGCGACTGGAGGCGCTCCTGGATGCCCTGGATCTTCAAAGCGCTGATGCTGGTATTTTAGGCGGGATGCTGGCCCGCATGGAGAAGCAGGGCTCAATTGTCAAGACCCGGGCGGGAAGCTACAGCGTTCCCGAGCGCATGAGTCTTGTGGTAGGGGAGATACAGGTACACTCCAGGGGTTTCGGTCACATCCTCATGCCGGGCAGGGACCTTTACGTTGCTGAAGAGGACATGGGTGGGGCAATGGATGGCGATCGTGTGCTTGCCAGGCCGTCCCACGGGCAAGCCATCGTGGTTCGGGTGCTGGAGAGGCGGAACCTCATTGTAGCAGGCACCTACGAGAGGGGTGAGCCCTTCGACTTCCTCAAGCCCGACAACAAGCGGTTGGTTTGGCCGATCGCCGTAGCCTCCAGGGACAGTATGGGAGCCCTGGACGGAGAGCGAGTGGTGGTGGAGGTCACCAGGTGGCCCCAGGGCCGGAAGGGGCCGCAGGGCCGAGTGTTGAAGCGTCTGGGGCTAGCATCGGATGCCACTAGTGACCTCCCCTTCATCCTGGAGAAGTTCGGGCTCACAAAGGAGTTCTCCCAAGAGGTGCTCCAGCAGGCGAACGGACTCAGGCCCCCGGATGCGGGGGAGATTAAGGGTCGATGGGACCTGTGCTCCCTGCCGCTGGTGACCATTGATGGGGAAGACGCAAAGGATTTCGACGATGCGGTGTCCCTGGAGAAGAAGAAGGACAGTTACCGTCTGGGAGTACACATAGCCGATGTGTCCTATTACGTTACCGAGGGAAGCCCCATCGATAATGAGGCGCGTAAGAGGGGCACCAGCGTCTACTTGATGGACAGTGTGGTCCACATGCTGCCGGAGAGGCTCAGCACTGACCTATGTAGCCTGAGGCCGGGCGAGAAAAGGCTAGCCCTTAGCGTGTTCATGGACTATAGCCTGGATGGCAAGATGACTGGCCACTCCCTGGGTCGAAGCATTATCCAGAGCAAGGCCCGGCTCACATATGCCGAGGTTGATCATGCCCTGGACACTGGAGAGCCCGCACCGGTTCCCCTGCGGGACATGGCCAAGCTGGCATTCATGCTTAGGGAAGCCAGGATGGAACGGGGTGCCCTGGACCTTTTCAGTGCTGAGCAGGAGATTACCCTGGACATAAACGGCAATCCGCTGGACATCTCCGCGGCCCCAAGATATCGTTCCCACTCCATCATTGAGGAGTTTATGCTTGTTGCCAATGAACTGGTGGCACGGATGGCCGCGACGAAGGGACTTCCCTTCATCTACAGGGTGCACGAGGAACCGGACCCTGCGAAGATGGAGGCGCTCGGGGAGTTTCTCTTCCGGATAGGCTATCTCCGGAGGCGACCCAGGCGGGTCCGACCGAGGCTGCTCAGGGAGGCCCTGGAGAAGAGCCGGGGAAGACCTGAGGAAGATCTTGTCAACGTCGTAGCCTTGAGATCGCTGAAATTGGCAAGGTATGAAGCCTCCCCATCCATCCACTTCGGGTTGCAGGCTCCCTTTTACTGCCACTTCACCTCACCGATAAGGCGGTATCCTGACATGGTGGCGCACCGTGTGGTAAGTGCCTTCCTAACAGGGCGGTACTCCTCCAAGTGCTTCAAGCGATGGCAGGAGAGCTTCCCGGACCTGGCCCACCATTCGTCTGAGAGGGAGCGTAACGCAAAAGAGGCCGAGAGAAATATGGCTGAGCTGAAGACCTTGAGGCATATGAGGCAGAAGCTGGGACAGGTGTTCGGAGGGATCATCTCTGGGGTAGTCCCCTATGGCTTCTACGTGCAAATGGGCAACGGGGCCGAAGGATTTGTGCATGTAAGATGCCTGGCTGATGACTACTACGAATTCCGTGAGGAAACCTACAGCCTTGTCGGGAGCCGAACCAAGAAACGGTTCAGGCTGGGTGACAAGGTAGACGTTGTGGTCTCGGCCGTGGATCTTGAAGCCAGGACCCTGGATCTTACGCTTGCCGGTGATCTTGGTACCGCCTAGACGGTTCGCATCCATTAATTGGCCATTGCCTTGTGTTTTCTGGTCGTAAAGCATATAATCTTAGTGAGAGATGCGCATGCCTCGTTGTCTTCGCGGAGAAGACAAGGAGGTTCTTTACCGGGGGGCTCAAAGTTGAAGGCGAGCAAGGAAAGGTTGGTTGCTGACAACAGGAAGGCCCGCCATGACTACCATGTGGACGAGGTTATCGAGGCGGGATTGGTACTTACCGGTGCCGAGGTCAAGTCCCTCCGTGCTGGAAGAGCCAACCTGCGCGACGGTTACGCTGTGGTGGAAGGTGGCCAGGTATTCCTCCACAACGTCCACATCAGCCCCTACGATAAGGCGCCCACGGATGAGCAGGATCCCTTGAGAGTGCGGAAACTCTTGCTTCACAAGGCCGAGATCAGGAGGTTGGCCGGGAAGGTGAGGGAGAAGGGTTATACCCTGGTCCCTCTCAGGCTTTACTTCGGCTCATCCGGGAAGGCCAAGGTGGAAGTGGCTCTTGCCAAAGGCAAGAGACTGTATGACAAGCGGCAGGACATGCAGGAAAGGGACGACAGGCGAAAGATGGAGAGGGCTTTGAAAGGCAAGTAAACATGGGGGCGAAATAGTCTCGACGCGGGATGGTTGGGCACCAGCTGCGAGCCGAGTCCGCGACTCGTAAACCGCGGAAAAGCACAAAAGCCAACACTGAATACGCACTGGCTGCCTGATTAGCAGCCACGCTTGCCCGTTCCGCTCCCACCGGAACGGAACAGGCGACAAAAAGTGGGGTACCTTCGCGCAGTTGCCCGTGGGCGCGGAGGGAAACCTCTCGGGATAGCCGTTAACTAGTCCTTGCCCCTGAGGCAGGGTTAAGGGCGAAACAAGGAATCAGGGGATACGCTCGTAGACGCTTATGCTTGGCGCCTTGCGGACCCGGCTGCGAAGCCGGCGCCTCCACCAAATATTGATGCCGCCCCCAGGGCGGCTTTCATGATCTGTGAGTAAGCCACTCACCCTTTCTCAGGCCTCCGGAGGGGCGTTACCCGGCCGCCCTCGCGGGGGCCTTTATCCCTGTCTTCAGGCTTCCATAGGAGGGATGTGTCAAGGAACACGTCATTTACCGGAGCGTCCCCCTTGCATGCCCTGAACTTGCCGCCACTGCGGAGTCGGGTTATACAGGCGCCGCAGGTGCCCTCGGCGCACACCATGATGCAGTTGTTAGAGCCTGTCAGGGTTGCCCTTAGGTTCCTGGCCTCCATGAGTCTCTCCAAGCGGTAGTGCTGGCCGTCGGCCCCGCCGCTGAACACCAGGGCGGGCTGGAACCTCTCCAGGCAAGAGGCAAGGAATTCTTCCCCTGTCTTTGTCCTGAGATCGATATCGAACACCTGGACGCCCAATTCTCGCAGGGCCTCCTCGGCCAAGTTGTGCTCCAAGGGTCCCGGGTCCAGGAGCGCCCATAAGAGGTTACGGTGCCTCACCATTTCCCTCGCCACTGACAAGGAGGTTGCCTGGCCGGTACCCCTTAACACCAGGAGGGCCCTAGAGGAGTGCAATGCCTTCAAGTACCGCCCTCCGAAGACACCATTGAAGTAGGGACCCCGGACCCATACGTCACCGAGATTCCCAGGTCGCTGGACCCAGGAGGCCAGGGAGCGAGTCTTGGGCCCCACCACCTCCAGAACCACGGTGGCTGAATCTTCCCCCGTGTCATAGATGGTGAGCGGTACGTCGAAACGGCTGGGTTCGTGTATTGCCCTGGCAAATACCATAGCGCCCGGTTGTGCCAGCTCCGGCGTCACTGAGGATGGCACCGAAAAGGTGAACGAGACATGGGTATCGCTCAGTCTCCGCACATCAATGATCCGGGAGCGAACCTCCTCCCTGCCTGGACGAGGCACTCCACTCTCCCACTGGAAGTGCTGCAGGACGCAGAGGCCTGGCCAGGAGCAGTCACAGAGGTCAAAGCCCTGCAGGTGGGTGCAGGTTAGGCACTCTCCAACGAGTGCTAGGAAGCAGGGGCAGTACCGGGTGCCCGCATCGGCGCAGGGAAGGCTCACGGGGGGTTCCTTCTTCATGCGGCTCCCTCCTTGACGGTTCATCCTACGCCTCAACTATTACAGATGTGAAAGACTGGCCGCCCCAATTGCTTTCTCTTCATGCAGGATTTTGCCGTTTATGGTCGAAAACGCCAATGAAGGTCTCACTTTCCGTCAACTTGCCTGGAAAGGAGTGCGCCTTTTGAGCCGGAACGGCGTACCTTTTAAGATCTTCATCGTGACTTATGTAGTGACGGCCCTTCTCGTGGCGGGGACTCCGCCCACCGTATACGCTTCTTCCGGCATTCAGCTGCTTATTGACGGAACACATATTATTGCGGACGTGCCTCCCAGGATCGTTGGGGGAAGGACGCTAGTGCCCATCCGGGTGGTCTCCGAATCCCTGGGTGCCAAGGTGGACTGGGACGGCAGCACCAGGACGGTGACCGTAGAGAGAGCAGGCACCTCGCTGAGCCTCCGCATAGGTGAGCCCACTGCGGTGGTCAACGGCAAGAGCGTGCCATTGGATGTGCCTCCAAGCATCATCGACTCCCGGACTATGGTTCCGATAAGGTTTGTCGCCACGGCACTGGGCGCCGAGGTTTCCTGGGATGAGAAGACCCGGACGGTCCGGGTTGATAGTCCTGTGGCTCCTCCTCCTGCCACCGCTGGGAAACTGCATGTGGGTTCCCTGTCTTACGAGGTGACCAGTGAAGGTGTTCTCTTTACAGTAGGGGGACGAGGGCTCCAGGTCTGTTCCGTGAAGACCCTAGAGGCAGACGGGCAGGTCCCTCACAGGCTTCTCCTTGACTTCCCCGGCCTGGTTCTGGCGTTACCCTATAGCATGTTTCCCATTGAGGCTGGGCCAGTGCTGAGGATGCGCACGGGGATGGTCAGCACCAATCCCGATGTTGCCCGGCTGGTGTTCGACCTCTCCGAGCCCGTCCGCTATGAACTGGCTGTCTCTCCCTCGGGGGAGAGCCTGAGTCTCCTAGTCAGGCATATTGTCACAGCGGTAGAAGTCCAGTCCACCCGAGACGGTCCTGTCATCCTGGTGAAGGCTACAGGTCCGGTGTCCCACAGGGTCTCGAAACTAGGCGACCCGCCCAGGCTTGTGGTGGACATCCCCGGGACCACGGTATCGCGGGACTTCCCGCCTATCCTGGCCAATAACAGTGAGGGTATCAAGAAGATCAGGGTTGGCCAATTCCAGGTGAATCCCGACATCGTCCGGGTGGTAGTGGAGACCGATAATCTGAACACCTATGACGTGGAAACCACCCCGGAAGGCCTGGTAATCAGCTTCCTCGCGCGCATTAACGCCATGAACTGGGACTCGTGGTCAGGGGGCTCCAGGCTTACGCTGGATGCCACTGGACCAGTCAATGCCGAGGTGACTAAGGACAAGAAACGCCTGGTAGTTACCATTCCTTCAACGACCTGGGGGCTTGAGGAAACGGAGTTCGTCGTTAACCAGGGAAACATTGCTGCAATCAGGGTAGAGGAGCGGAGGATGAGCCCGCCCAGCGTAACCCTGGAGGTAGACCTGCTGGAGGATACCAGCTTCTCCGTGGTTTCCAGTGGCCAGCAAGGGCGTGTGGTTGTGGACATAGGCGGCTCCAACCTGCTGCGCGGGAAACGCATCATGATAGACCCGGGACACGGTGGTTCTGATCCGGGTGCCATAAGCTACAGCGGGATATATGAAAAGGAGTTCACGCTTGCCATATCCCATATGCTCAGGGAGATCCTCGAGGGTCAAGGTGCCGAGGTCCGGATGACTAGGACCGGTGACCAGACCGTCGAGGTGAGGGACCGGGTATATATGGCCAATGCCTTCAGGACGGATGTTCTCATATCCGTCCATGCCAATTCCTTTAATGACAGCTCGAAACGGGGGATAGAGGTTTATCATTGTTCGAAGCTGGATACCACGATACAACTGGCGGAGATCATGAGAGACACGCTGGTCAAAGCCCTTGGGTTCGAGGACAGGGGCGTTCGCAAGGCCATGTTCCTGGTGTTGCTGGAGACCAACATGCCTTCGGTCCTGGTGGAAACAGGATACATTTCCAACCCTCAGGAAGAGAAACTCCTCAGGGACCCCGCGTTCCAGCGGCGAGTGGCTGAAGCCCTCTCCGCTGGCATGATCAAGTACTTCACCGGCACCCGGAGTTGACACCCCTGAATCGCGTATAGGGCGGTGGCCGCAAGGGAACGAATCCCATTGGAGCGGGCTCCGGAACCTTGCACTATGGGGCCCAGCCCTTTTTGTATCATACACGGGAGGCGCAAAGTCCAGATGATAAGATCCGATGGCCGGAGGCCCGACCAGATGAGGCCTGTGAGAATAACCCGGGAATACCTCAGGTACCCAGAAGGGTCATGCCTGGCGGAGTTTGGGGATACCAAAGTAATCTGTACCGCCAGTATCGAAGACAAGGTGCCGCAATTCGTGAAATCCACCGGTCACGGCTGGCTCACCGCAGAATACTCCATGTTGCCCAGGGCCACTCCAGTGAGAAACACAAGGGAATCTACCAAGGGGCGCCCGGGAGGAAGGACCCTGGAAATACAGCGGCTCATAGGCAGGAGCCTCAGGTCCGTCCTGGACCTCGGCGCCCTGGGTGAACGCACGATATGGGTGGATTGCGACGTAATACAGGCTGACGGGGGTACTAGGACTGCCTCCATCACTGGGGCTTTCGTCGCCTTGGTGCTGGCCCTTGACCGCCTGGCAGGCGAGGGGAAGATACAGGGGATACCGGTTTCAGATTTCGTGGCCGCCACCAGTGCCGGGGTAGTGAGGGATGCATTCTTGCTGGACCTCTGTTTCTCTGAGGATGCCAATGCCAGGGTCGACATGAATATCGTCATGACAGGACTTGGCCAGATCGTTGAGATCCAGGGCACAGGCGAGCAGGCTCCCTTCACTCAGGGTGAGATGGAAACCCTGCTGCGGCTTGCCTACAGGGGTATCTCAGAACTCGTGACCGTGCAGCGCAATGTGTTGGGGAGCCTCGCGGGGGGAATCGGGGTGAAACCCGGCATATGAGGAGACTGGTGCTGGCCACCGCGAATGCCGGCAAGGCCCTGGAGTTCAGGAGCATGCTTTCCAGGGAGGGGATCGATGCAGAGGTTCTTTCACTCTTGGACTTCAGCGGGGTGGGTGAACCTCCGCCCGAGGGTTCCAGCTATGTGTCAAACGCCGTCTCCAAGGCCACATGGGCTGCCTCGGCCACCCGCCACCTGGCCCTTGCTGATGATTCCGGGATTGAGGTGGATGCCCTGAGGGGTGCCCCGGGGCCATTTTCCTCACGGTACGCTGGAGATGAAGCCACTGACAGTGACAACATTGCCAAGCTCCTTAAGGAAATGGAGCACATAGCTGAGGAGCGCAGGACGGCGCGGTTCCGGTGTGTGCTTGCCCTGGTCGACGTATCCGGCTGGTGTGTACTGAGAGAGGGCACGTGTGAAGGCACCATACTCCGGAAGCCAGTGGGGGCCGGCGGGTTTGGCTATGACCCGGTGTTCTATTATGGTCCTTTGGGAAAGACCTTTGCCGAGATGTCAATGGAGGAGAAAAACTTGTTGAGCCATCGTGCAAGGGCCCTGGAAGCCTTGGTGCCCGACCTCAAGTCGCTGCTATATGGCGCTTAAGACTGTGATTGACACCTTAGACTGCACAAGGCTATACTAATTGTGGCGGTATCGGGGCGTAGCGCAGCTTGGTAGCGCACCAGCTTTGGGAGCTGGGGGCCCCGGGTTCGAATCCCGGCGCCCCGACCAGAAAACCGCTGTTATCTCAGCGTTCAGGCGTCTGGCGTTTTTTGACTTCAGTATTGTCCTGCGCTATACTAAATGCTCACAGGGACTGTTGCGGGAGTAGCTCAATGGCAGAGCCCCAGCCTTCCAAGCTGGTCGTGCGGGTTCGATTCCCGTCTCCCGCTCCATCTTTTGTTTGGCAGTTTGCAGCATCTTTTCCAACTGGCAACCGCAACCACGCGCTAGTCACCCCTAGAGACAGGTTCTTGCCACGCCGGACACTCCGGGCGCCAGGTAGGATGACTGGAATCCCAGCGGTGATGCGGGACCCAGACCTGGTACCCAGGGTTCCGCAAGATCATAAGAAGAGATGGCAACGGGTGAGGGAAAAGGGAAGGTTGAGAGGTCCATTTTCGACAATTCCACCGCTGGTTTCGCCGAACAAGGCGGTGGTGAGGGGGGGTGACGGCAGGATCAGTCATCTGAAGCGCTGCTACGGACTCAAGCGGTGCCCCATGACGGCCTTGATGGTAAACGAGTACTGGGGGGGGGGGTCGGCATCCTGGCCTACAATATCCCTGCAAACGTAAGTCCCGCCACGGAGCCCCGACCCACCAAGGGTAGGAGCCTGCTGGGGCATGCGGCGGATACCAAAAAAACCTACTATCGTCAACGTGGACCTTTTAAGTTCGAACTACTTACATCTATCAAGTTCCGGCTCCTCCAGGCAAACGATGGCTTTTTCGATCCGGTGTTCGGTTATCTCCGTCACTTTGATGACGAGGCCCTCGGTCTCCAGCTCGAAGCGGCTGCCGTCCTCGGGGATCTCGCCAAGCGCTCCGAACACTAGCCCGCCGAAGGTGTCGTAATCTTCGCAGGGCAACGCGACGCCCAAAGCCTCCGCAACCTTGTCAAGCGGTGCGGAGCCGTGTATCTTCCATGTCTTCGAGTCAATGCGATCAATTAAAGGCGTGGATATGGACGTGTCGGTATTCTTGTCAAACTTACCCACAAGCTGTTCCACCAAATCG is a genomic window containing:
- a CDS encoding PaaI family thioesterase, with product MKESVPMCFGCGRDNPIGLKLVFREENDLYVSDFSPLPEHQGYPGMVHGGIICAILDEAMGRLVWSQGCDSFTARLETRFKKPVPIEHPIRVQARQVSQGRAGTLLEARILLENGQVAAEAKGTYLKAKGNTGR
- the rnr gene encoding ribonuclease R; amino-acid sequence: MVNEEQVLRYMRQKSYRPLRLEALLDALDLQSADAGILGGMLARMEKQGSIVKTRAGSYSVPERMSLVVGEIQVHSRGFGHILMPGRDLYVAEEDMGGAMDGDRVLARPSHGQAIVVRVLERRNLIVAGTYERGEPFDFLKPDNKRLVWPIAVASRDSMGALDGERVVVEVTRWPQGRKGPQGRVLKRLGLASDATSDLPFILEKFGLTKEFSQEVLQQANGLRPPDAGEIKGRWDLCSLPLVTIDGEDAKDFDDAVSLEKKKDSYRLGVHIADVSYYVTEGSPIDNEARKRGTSVYLMDSVVHMLPERLSTDLCSLRPGEKRLALSVFMDYSLDGKMTGHSLGRSIIQSKARLTYAEVDHALDTGEPAPVPLRDMAKLAFMLREARMERGALDLFSAEQEITLDINGNPLDISAAPRYRSHSIIEEFMLVANELVARMAATKGLPFIYRVHEEPDPAKMEALGEFLFRIGYLRRRPRRVRPRLLREALEKSRGRPEEDLVNVVALRSLKLARYEASPSIHFGLQAPFYCHFTSPIRRYPDMVAHRVVSAFLTGRYSSKCFKRWQESFPDLAHHSSERERNAKEAERNMAELKTLRHMRQKLGQVFGGIISGVVPYGFYVQMGNGAEGFVHVRCLADDYYEFREETYSLVGSRTKKRFRLGDKVDVVVSAVDLEARTLDLTLAGDLGTA
- a CDS encoding N-acetylmuramoyl-L-alanine amidase family protein, which codes for MSRNGVPFKIFIVTYVVTALLVAGTPPTVYASSGIQLLIDGTHIIADVPPRIVGGRTLVPIRVVSESLGAKVDWDGSTRTVTVERAGTSLSLRIGEPTAVVNGKSVPLDVPPSIIDSRTMVPIRFVATALGAEVSWDEKTRTVRVDSPVAPPPATAGKLHVGSLSYEVTSEGVLFTVGGRGLQVCSVKTLEADGQVPHRLLLDFPGLVLALPYSMFPIEAGPVLRMRTGMVSTNPDVARLVFDLSEPVRYELAVSPSGESLSLLVRHIVTAVEVQSTRDGPVILVKATGPVSHRVSKLGDPPRLVVDIPGTTVSRDFPPILANNSEGIKKIRVGQFQVNPDIVRVVVETDNLNTYDVETTPEGLVISFLARINAMNWDSWSGGSRLTLDATGPVNAEVTKDKKRLVVTIPSTTWGLEETEFVVNQGNIAAIRVEERRMSPPSVTLEVDLLEDTSFSVVSSGQQGRVVVDIGGSNLLRGKRIMIDPGHGGSDPGAISYSGIYEKEFTLAISHMLREILEGQGAEVRMTRTGDQTVEVRDRVYMANAFRTDVLISVHANSFNDSSKRGIEVYHCSKLDTTIQLAEIMRDTLVKALGFEDRGVRKAMFLVLLETNMPSVLVETGYISNPQEEKLLRDPAFQRRVAEALSAGMIKYFTGTRS
- the smpB gene encoding SsrA-binding protein SmpB, whose protein sequence is MKASKERLVADNRKARHDYHVDEVIEAGLVLTGAEVKSLRAGRANLRDGYAVVEGGQVFLHNVHISPYDKAPTDEQDPLRVRKLLLHKAEIRRLAGKVREKGYTLVPLRLYFGSSGKAKVEVALAKGKRLYDKRQDMQERDDRRKMERALKGK
- the rdgB gene encoding RdgB/HAM1 family non-canonical purine NTP pyrophosphatase; translation: MRRLVLATANAGKALEFRSMLSREGIDAEVLSLLDFSGVGEPPPEGSSYVSNAVSKATWAASATRHLALADDSGIEVDALRGAPGPFSSRYAGDEATDSDNIAKLLKEMEHIAEERRTARFRCVLALVDVSGWCVLREGTCEGTILRKPVGAGGFGYDPVFYYGPLGKTFAEMSMEEKNLLSHRARALEALVPDLKSLLYGA
- the rph gene encoding ribonuclease PH, whose product is MRSDGRRPDQMRPVRITREYLRYPEGSCLAEFGDTKVICTASIEDKVPQFVKSTGHGWLTAEYSMLPRATPVRNTRESTKGRPGGRTLEIQRLIGRSLRSVLDLGALGERTIWVDCDVIQADGGTRTASITGAFVALVLALDRLAGEGKIQGIPVSDFVAATSAGVVRDAFLLDLCFSEDANARVDMNIVMTGLGQIVEIQGTGEQAPFTQGEMETLLRLAYRGISELVTVQRNVLGSLAGGIGVKPGI
- a CDS encoding HDIG domain-containing metalloprotein; its protein translation is MTRDEAIREVKARIKTKNLIKHVLAVEAVMRRLATHFGEDPDRWGLAGVLHDLDYEETKDDPARHSLVGAKVLEEMGIDSGIVQAVRSHNEYHGLPRETLMEKALYCSDPLTGLIVASALIHPDKNLASIDSAFVLKRFDEKAFAKGANRETIRACGELGLGLDDFVSMGLEAMRGIAGEIGL